The window AAGAAAAAATCGATATAAACAAAATTCTTCTTACGGCATATTCCATATTAAGTAATTACGAGACACATGGTATAAAATTTGAAAAACACCTTACTGCGAATCTTCCGTACGTAGAAGTTGATTTTCATCAAATTCTTAATTGTTTTGTGAATATAATGTTAAACGGCATAGAAGCAATGGCTAACGAGGGAGTTTTGACTTACGGCACAGAGTTGTGTAACGACAATGAAATAAAAGCATATATATCAGATACGGGGCCCGGCATTCCAAAGGAAATACTTGGAAATTTATTTAAGCCATTTTTTACAACCAAAGAAAAAGGAACCGGTTTAGGGCTAAGTATGGTTCAAAGTATAATAGAAACGCATAACGGTAAAATAGAAGTTAGCAGCAGTAAAAAAGGAGCTATATTTACCGTAACGTTACCAATAGAAGAAGAATCTTAAAGAGGGGTAAATTGTGGAAATAAACGTTCTTGTGGTAGAAGACGAAAAGTATCAACGTGAAAGGCTTCAAAACCTTTTAAGCGACGAAGGCTATTTGGTTGATACTGCGCCTGATGGAAATAAAATTTTGAAGCTGTTGGAAAAGAAAACTTATCATATTGTTCTTCTTGATATGATTTTACCGGGCTTAGGCGGCATAGAGATTTTGACGCTAATAAAGCAAAACCATTCTTCAATACAAGTCATAATGCTTACGGCTCACGGTACGATAAAAACTGCTATAGATGCAATGAAATTAGGCGCGTATGATTATATAACCAAACCTTACGATTTAAATGAGCTCTTATCTTTGATTAAAAGGGCTTCCGAGTATGTAAATACCGTATATGAGAACAATCTTCTTAGAAGCGCGTTGGATAAATACCAGTCGTTTCCTAATATTATATGGAGAAGTAAGGCAATAGATGCCGTGATGAATTCCGTAACTCAAGTTGCCGGGAGTGACTCTGCAGTTTTGATACAGGGGGAAAGCGGAACAGGAAAAGAGTTGATAGCTAAAGCAATTCACAAGAGTAGCCTTCGGAAAGGTAAGCCTTTTATAACTACCAATTGCGCAGCTTTCCAGGATACGCTTCTTGAGAGTGAGCTTTTTGGATATGAAAAGGGAGCATTTACAGGGGCGGGCAATTTGAAATATGGCCTGGTGGAAATGGTTAACGGCGGGACGTTATTCCTTGATGAAGTTGGAGACCTTAGTCCTGCCATCCAGGCAAAACTTTTGAGGTTTACCGAGAGCGGTGAGTTCAGGAGAGTTGGCGGGAACAGCAACATAAAAGTTAATGTAAGGTTAATTTCTGCGACTAACAAGGATATTGAAGGCGCAGGATTCAGAAAAGATTTGCTTTATCGTTTAAATGTATTTAACATATACATACCGCCTCTCAGGGAACGGAAGGAAGATATTTTACTTTTAGCCCAGCATTTTTTAAGTACCGGAGAGTCAGGAAAAGACAAATCATTAAGCAGTGAAGCATCCAAGGTTCTTCTGAATTATGACTGGCCCGGCAATGTGAGGGAACTTCAAAACGTAATTGAGCAGGCGTTAATTGTTTCCAAAGACAAATTAATTACTCCTGAAAGTTTGAGAATAAAGACAGGTTCATCTAAAAAATCTCTTTCTATGACTGAATTAGAGAAAGAACAAATAATAAAAGCCTTGCGTGAACACAACGACAACCGTGAACAAGCGGCAAATGCGCTCGGTATTTCCGAAAGAAGCTTATACCGAAAAATTAAAGAGTATAACATAAG of the bacterium genome contains:
- a CDS encoding sigma-54 dependent transcriptional regulator; this encodes MEINVLVVEDEKYQRERLQNLLSDEGYLVDTAPDGNKILKLLEKKTYHIVLLDMILPGLGGIEILTLIKQNHSSIQVIMLTAHGTIKTAIDAMKLGAYDYITKPYDLNELLSLIKRASEYVNTVYENNLLRSALDKYQSFPNIIWRSKAIDAVMNSVTQVAGSDSAVLIQGESGTGKELIAKAIHKSSLRKGKPFITTNCAAFQDTLLESELFGYEKGAFTGAGNLKYGLVEMVNGGTLFLDEVGDLSPAIQAKLLRFTESGEFRRVGGNSNIKVNVRLISATNKDIEGAGFRKDLLYRLNVFNIYIPPLRERKEDILLLAQHFLSTGESGKDKSLSSEASKVLLNYDWPGNVRELQNVIEQALIVSKDKLITPESLRIKTGSSKKSLSMTELEKEQIIKALREHNDNREQAANALGISERSLYRKIKEYNIS